The following proteins are encoded in a genomic region of Clostridium kluyveri:
- a CDS encoding biotin-dependent carboxyltransferase family protein, whose amino-acid sequence MNINVLQSGLITTIQDLGRVGYQKYGVIVGGVMDTYALRMGNILIGNKEGEGALEIALIGPCLNMTKGTLFSITGGDFLPTIDEEPVPMWRPVYLNRDAILKFSNCRVGCYGYLCVAGGFDLPEVMGSKSTYIKAGIGGYSGRALKKGDRINLNSPEAQSVNIINVLRRKLPSQIFTTANWYVRGCKEENSTYSFIRVIRGRNFKDFTEESLERFFHNPFKISHESDRMGYRLLGPTLKLRRTFDMISEAVSFGTVQIPPDGNPIVLLADRQTTGGYPKIAEIASVDIGKIVHMKPGEKIIFKEISLEDAESLYFYKEKYIGDLKKAIYLKNSINFEI is encoded by the coding sequence TTGAATATAAATGTTTTACAGTCAGGACTTATTACAACTATTCAGGATTTGGGGAGAGTTGGGTATCAAAAGTATGGGGTTATAGTGGGCGGTGTCATGGATACTTATGCACTCCGTATGGGAAATATTTTAATTGGTAATAAAGAAGGAGAGGGGGCACTGGAAATTGCGCTAATTGGACCTTGTCTAAATATGACAAAAGGCACCCTTTTTTCCATAACAGGAGGAGATTTTTTACCAACCATAGATGAAGAACCTGTACCTATGTGGAGACCTGTATATTTAAATAGGGATGCCATATTAAAATTTAGTAATTGTAGAGTAGGCTGTTATGGCTATTTGTGTGTTGCAGGAGGATTTGACCTGCCAGAAGTTATGGGAAGTAAAAGTACATATATTAAAGCTGGAATAGGAGGCTATAGTGGTAGAGCTCTGAAAAAAGGTGATAGAATTAATCTCAATTCTCCAGAGGCACAGTCAGTTAATATTATAAATGTACTGAGGAGGAAATTGCCATCACAAATATTTACTACAGCGAATTGGTATGTAAGAGGATGTAAGGAGGAAAATTCCACATATAGTTTTATAAGAGTTATTAGGGGGAGGAATTTTAAAGATTTCACTGAAGAGAGCTTAGAGAGATTTTTTCACAATCCTTTTAAAATTTCCCATGAGTCCGATAGAATGGGATACAGACTGTTAGGGCCTACATTGAAATTGAGAAGAACTTTTGACATGATTTCTGAAGCAGTTTCTTTTGGCACAGTACAAATTCCTCCAGATGGTAATCCAATTGTACTGTTGGCGGACAGACAGACTACGGGAGGGTATCCTAAAATTGCAGAAATAGCTTCTGTGGATATTGGGAAAATTGTACATATGAAACCTGGTGAAAAAATTATATTTAAGGAAATTTCCTTAGAGGATGCAGAAAGCTTGTATTTTTATAAAGAAAAATATATAGGTGATTTAAAGAAAGCTATATATTTAAAAAATTCTATTAATT
- the pxpB gene encoding 5-oxoprolinase subunit PxpB → MKQYKIKWNVFPIGESAILIEFGRKIDKDIHRTVRMFGEYLDKHPFEGMIEYVPAFSTITIFYDIMKLRTRKADKGIKKPSYEIVSSLINNMLDNFNVSIDEKVRIVKIPVCYGGKFGADLQYVAEYNKISINRVIELHSNNDYVVYMIGFAPGFPYLGGMSKEIAAPRRKSPRRSVPKGSVGIAGMQTGVYPISTPGGWQIIGNTPKVLFSPSKCPPSILRPGDVVRFYPISSDEYDKYKESEN, encoded by the coding sequence ATGAAACAGTATAAAATTAAATGGAATGTTTTCCCCATAGGCGAGTCTGCAATTTTAATAGAGTTTGGGAGGAAAATTGATAAAGACATTCACAGGACAGTTAGAATGTTTGGGGAATACCTTGATAAGCATCCTTTTGAAGGGATGATAGAATATGTGCCTGCTTTTTCAACAATTACTATATTTTACGATATAATGAAACTAAGAACTAGGAAAGCTGACAAAGGAATAAAAAAACCCTCTTATGAAATAGTTTCTTCTCTGATTAATAATATGCTTGATAATTTTAATGTATCTATAGACGAAAAAGTAAGGATTGTGAAAATTCCTGTATGTTACGGGGGAAAATTTGGAGCGGATCTTCAATATGTTGCTGAATATAATAAAATTTCTATAAATAGAGTAATAGAACTTCATTCTAATAATGATTATGTTGTATATATGATTGGATTTGCTCCTGGGTTTCCTTATCTGGGAGGAATGTCTAAAGAAATAGCTGCTCCAAGGCGCAAATCACCCCGCAGATCAGTTCCAAAAGGCTCTGTTGGAATTGCAGGAATGCAAACAGGTGTTTATCCAATCAGTACTCCTGGGGGATGGCAAATTATTGGGAATACACCAAAAGTACTTTTTTCTCCTTCTAAATGTCCGCCAAGTATTCTACGCCCAGGTGATGTGGTGAGATTTTATCCTATCTCTTCTGATGAATATGATAAGTATAAGGAGAGTGAAAATTGA
- a CDS encoding LamB/YcsF family protein, whose amino-acid sequence MYKIDLNCDLGEGFGVYKMGNDEEILKYITSANIACGFHAGDPKIMHETVRLSLLNDVAIGAHPGLPDLAGFGRRNVNVSPGEIYDMVVYQIGALYAFVKSEGGVMHHVKPHGALYNMAAKNKKLARAVAEGVYNVNPEFILFGLSGSELISEGNSIGLKTASEVFADRTYQLDGSLTPRSEGNAAIITDIDKAAERVYRMIKYGLVMCEQKKDIGIKADTLCIHGDSPHSLIFTRKINKHLKDLGVYIEKITHE is encoded by the coding sequence ATGTATAAAATAGATTTGAATTGCGATTTAGGAGAAGGTTTTGGAGTCTACAAAATGGGAAATGATGAAGAAATATTAAAATATATTACTTCCGCTAATATTGCATGTGGATTTCATGCAGGAGATCCTAAAATAATGCATGAAACTGTAAGGCTTTCATTATTAAATGATGTGGCAATTGGAGCACATCCTGGATTACCGGATCTAGCTGGATTTGGAAGGCGCAATGTTAATGTATCTCCTGGTGAAATTTATGATATGGTGGTATACCAAATAGGAGCACTTTATGCTTTTGTAAAATCTGAAGGGGGTGTCATGCATCATGTAAAACCCCATGGTGCACTTTACAATATGGCGGCAAAGAATAAAAAACTTGCCAGGGCCGTTGCAGAAGGTGTATATAATGTGAATCCTGAATTTATTCTCTTTGGATTATCAGGTAGTGAACTTATATCTGAAGGAAATAGTATAGGACTTAAAACAGCCAGCGAAGTATTCGCAGATAGAACTTATCAATTAGATGGTTCCCTTACACCCAGAAGTGAAGGAAATGCTGCGATAATTACAGATATTGATAAAGCAGCAGAAAGAGTTTATCGTATGATAAAATATGGATTAGTTATGTGTGAGCAGAAAAAAGACATTGGAATAAAGGCTGACACTCTATGTATTCACGGTGATAGCCCTCACTCATTGATTTTTACACGTAAAATCAATAAACATCTCAAGGATTTAGGCGTTTATATAGAAAAAATAACACATGAATAA
- the map gene encoding type I methionyl aminopeptidase, with amino-acid sequence MIAIRTNKEISYMAAAGKILASCHKEIRKMIKPGLTTMEIDSFVERYLKEHGAKPEQKGYMGFPYATCASVNDEICHGFPTNKPLKEGDIVTIDMVVNLDGWLADSAWSYSVGKISEEAKNLMEVTKKCLYKGIEKAFSGNRIGDIGHTIQTYAESLGYSVVRDYTGHGIGKVMHDDVVVPHYGKPGRGLKLREGMVITIEPMINIGTYRTLLDLNNWTARTADGSLSAQYEHTIAITKNEPIILTDQDNI; translated from the coding sequence TTGATAGCTATAAGAACTAATAAGGAAATAAGCTACATGGCAGCAGCTGGAAAAATACTGGCATCCTGTCATAAGGAAATTAGAAAAATGATAAAACCAGGTTTAACCACTATGGAAATAGATTCTTTTGTAGAAAGATATCTAAAAGAACATGGGGCAAAACCAGAACAAAAAGGTTATATGGGATTTCCCTATGCGACCTGTGCTTCTGTAAATGACGAAATTTGCCACGGTTTTCCCACAAATAAACCTTTAAAAGAAGGAGATATCGTTACCATCGACATGGTGGTGAACCTAGATGGATGGTTAGCTGACTCTGCATGGTCCTATTCAGTAGGAAAAATTTCAGAAGAAGCTAAAAATCTTATGGAAGTTACAAAAAAATGCCTTTATAAAGGTATAGAAAAAGCTTTCTCTGGAAATAGAATAGGAGATATAGGACACACTATACAAACTTATGCAGAATCTTTAGGATATTCTGTAGTAAGAGATTATACAGGTCATGGTATTGGCAAGGTTATGCATGATGATGTGGTAGTGCCCCATTATGGAAAGCCGGGTAGAGGACTAAAACTTAGGGAAGGAATGGTAATTACTATAGAGCCCATGATAAATATAGGAACCTATAGAACCCTGTTGGATCTTAACAACTGGACTGCACGCACTGCTGATGGCAGCTTATCAGCACAATATGAACACACTATTGCCATCACAAAAAATGAACCTATAATTCTAACAGATCAAGATAATATATAA
- a CDS encoding flavin reductase, translating to MINNKAFYKLSYGLYVISSISEGKKNGQIANTVFQITSDPARIAVSINKQNLTHEYIQKSKLIGVSALSTETPLEFVGKFGFKSGRTTDKFSGVSFKTGASGVPIVLDNAASWIELKVEQEIDIDTHTIFVGKVLNSELIKDIDPMTYAYYQDVKRGKSPQTSPTHAANKNNPVKDAPKYQCSVCGFIYDPAVGDPDSGVEPGTLFEDLPKSWECPVCGVGKAKFKPLD from the coding sequence ATGATTAATAATAAAGCATTTTATAAACTAAGTTACGGCTTATATGTTATAAGCTCAATCTCTGAAGGTAAGAAAAATGGACAAATTGCCAATACAGTTTTTCAAATAACATCAGATCCGGCTAGAATTGCTGTAAGTATTAATAAACAAAATCTTACTCATGAATATATACAAAAAAGCAAGTTAATAGGGGTATCTGCCCTTTCCACTGAAACTCCTTTAGAATTTGTAGGTAAGTTTGGGTTTAAATCAGGAAGAACTACTGATAAATTTTCTGGAGTATCCTTCAAAACAGGTGCAAGTGGCGTTCCAATAGTTCTTGACAATGCTGCTTCATGGATTGAATTAAAAGTTGAACAAGAAATAGACATAGATACCCACACTATATTCGTTGGAAAAGTACTTAATTCAGAATTAATAAAAGATATAGATCCTATGACATATGCATATTACCAGGATGTAAAACGTGGTAAATCTCCACAAACCTCACCAACTCATGCAGCAAATAAAAATAATCCTGTAAAAGATGCTCCTAAATATCAATGTTCTGTATGTGGATTTATTTATGATCCTGCAGTTGGAGATCCTGATTCTGGTGTTGAACCAGGTACATTATTTGAAGATCTGCCTAAGAGCTGGGAATGTCCAGTCTGTGGCGTAGGCAAAGCTAAATTTAAACCTTTGGATTAA
- a CDS encoding TerC/Alx family metal homeostasis membrane protein produces MSTRKSLLRLCFWVGLALIFNIGIYIFMGPEKALSFLGGYVIEQSLSLDNIFLFLLIFGSFSIKPEYQKRVLTYGIFGAVVLRLIFIILGVTIINKFHWMLYIFGLLLILSGIKMFFKHNESKDFHNSKIIKLFNKIIPVSKELDGEKFFTKKNGILYATPLFAILILIELSDIIFAIDSIPAIFSITTDPFIVYTSNIFAILGLRNMYFLLEKLHNKFDYVKYGVACILIFTGIKLSVTFFHINISIIASLLIIFIIMSASILTSVILNKRKKSPCSSEVSKNII; encoded by the coding sequence ATGTCTACAAGAAAATCTTTATTACGTCTATGCTTTTGGGTGGGACTTGCTTTAATATTTAACATAGGAATTTACATTTTTATGGGACCTGAAAAAGCTCTATCTTTTTTAGGAGGATATGTAATTGAACAGAGCCTAAGTCTTGATAACATTTTTCTATTCCTACTTATATTTGGAAGTTTTTCAATAAAACCAGAATACCAAAAAAGAGTACTTACTTATGGAATTTTCGGCGCAGTGGTATTGAGACTTATATTTATAATACTTGGAGTAACTATTATTAACAAATTTCACTGGATGCTGTATATATTTGGCCTGTTACTTATATTAAGCGGTATTAAAATGTTTTTTAAACATAATGAATCAAAGGATTTTCATAACAGCAAAATAATTAAATTATTTAATAAAATAATTCCTGTTTCCAAAGAATTAGACGGAGAGAAATTCTTCACTAAAAAGAATGGCATACTGTATGCCACCCCATTATTTGCTATATTAATACTAATAGAACTTTCAGATATAATTTTTGCAATAGATTCAATACCTGCTATATTCTCTATAACTACAGATCCATTTATAGTATATACTTCAAATATATTTGCTATATTGGGACTTAGAAACATGTATTTCCTTCTTGAAAAACTTCACAACAAATTTGATTATGTTAAATACGGGGTTGCGTGCATACTGATATTTACAGGTATTAAACTTTCAGTTACCTTTTTTCACATAAATATTTCAATAATAGCATCACTATTAATTATATTTATAATAATGTCAGCAAGCATTTTAACTTCTGTTATTTTAAATAAAAGAAAAAAATCACCTTGTTCTTCTGAAGTTTCTAAAAATATTATATAG
- a CDS encoding 2'-5' RNA ligase family protein has translation MERYVIMCTIGGGALKFHEKLTNDVCYKFNKKRTKLPAHFTIKAPFETDKIQDITNILNKFSKSNYKSPIKIEGYGAFREDVIYMDIKMSSQAKKVHDSFIDELEKVPWIKLKHNEGKNKVFHCTIVSKRIKDRFKEIWNYVNNYPCNFNEYFDNISLYMWKNNTWVLVRRYELI, from the coding sequence ATGGAGAGATATGTCATAATGTGTACTATAGGTGGCGGTGCATTAAAATTTCATGAGAAATTGACTAATGATGTCTGTTATAAATTCAATAAAAAACGTACTAAATTACCGGCCCATTTTACAATAAAAGCACCTTTTGAAACTGATAAAATTCAGGATATAACAAATATCTTAAATAAATTTTCTAAAAGTAATTATAAGTCACCAATAAAAATTGAAGGTTACGGAGCATTTAGAGAAGATGTAATTTATATGGATATAAAGATGTCATCACAAGCTAAAAAAGTCCACGATAGTTTTATAGATGAATTAGAAAAGGTACCATGGATAAAGTTAAAACACAATGAAGGAAAAAATAAAGTTTTTCACTGTACTATAGTATCTAAGAGAATAAAGGATAGATTTAAAGAAATATGGAATTATGTTAATAACTATCCCTGTAATTTTAATGAATATTTTGATAATATTTCTCTTTATATGTGGAAAAATAATACATGGGTATTAGTAAGAAGGTATGAACTTATTTAA
- a CDS encoding 3-hydroxyacyl-CoA dehydrogenase family protein, translated as MDIKNVAVLGTGTMGNGIVQLCAESGLNVNMFGRTDASLERGFTNIKSSLKNLEEKGKIKANISKETLRRIKGVKTIEEAVEGVDFVIECIAEDLKLKQEVFSKLDEICAPEVILASNTSGLSPTDIAINTKHPERVVIAHFWNPPQFIPLVEVVPGKHTDSKTVDITMDWIEHIGKKGVKMRRECLGFIGNRLQLALLREALYIVEQGFATAEEVDKAIEYGHGRRLPVTGPICSADLGGLDIFNNISSYLFKDLCNDTEPSKLLKSKVDSGNLGSKTGKGFYNWTPEFLQEKQNERIQLLMEFLEKDKNDKSIERNI; from the coding sequence ATGGATATAAAAAATGTAGCTGTACTTGGTACTGGTACTATGGGAAATGGAATAGTTCAGCTTTGTGCGGAAAGCGGATTAAATGTAAATATGTTCGGGAGAACTGATGCTAGTTTGGAAAGAGGGTTTACAAATATAAAAAGTAGTCTTAAGAACCTTGAGGAAAAGGGAAAAATAAAAGCCAATATATCAAAAGAAACATTAAGAAGGATAAAGGGCGTTAAAACTATTGAAGAAGCGGTAGAAGGCGTCGATTTTGTAATAGAATGTATAGCTGAAGATTTAAAACTTAAACAAGAAGTATTCTCTAAGCTGGATGAAATATGTGCTCCTGAAGTTATCTTAGCTTCTAATACTTCAGGACTTAGCCCCACAGATATAGCGATAAATACAAAGCATCCTGAGAGGGTGGTGATTGCCCATTTTTGGAATCCACCACAGTTTATACCATTGGTAGAAGTGGTACCGGGAAAACATACTGATTCAAAAACCGTGGATATAACTATGGATTGGATTGAGCATATAGGTAAAAAAGGGGTTAAAATGAGAAGAGAATGCCTTGGATTTATAGGTAATCGTCTCCAGCTTGCATTGCTTAGAGAGGCATTATATATAGTTGAGCAGGGGTTTGCAACGGCAGAAGAGGTAGATAAGGCTATAGAATATGGCCATGGAAGAAGACTACCAGTTACGGGTCCTATATGTAGTGCGGATTTAGGAGGACTTGATATATTTAATAATATATCTTCCTATCTATTTAAAGATCTTTGCAACGATACTGAACCTTCTAAGCTTTTAAAAAGTAAGGTGGACAGTGGCAATCTAGGCAGCAAGACTGGAAAAGGTTTTTATAATTGGACACCAGAATTTTTACAAGAAAAACAAAATGAAAGAATTCAACTGCTCATGGAATTTTTAGAAAAAGATAAAAATGATAAATCCATTGAAAGGAATATATAG
- a CDS encoding glycine betaine ABC transporter substrate-binding protein, translated as MNTINNFFQFVIDRKLQIYSLFMEHIQLTLFAVLISVIIGIPLGMFIIRNRKLSAGIIGVANVIQSIPSLALLGFLIPVLGIGSKPAIAMVVLYSLLPIIKNTFTGLTNIDGSIIEAAEGLGLTKSQILIKVRLPLAMPVIMSGIRISAVTAVGLMTIAAFVGAGGLGYLVFSGVQTVNNNMILAGAIPACFLAIFFDFIIGKIEDIVTPRGIKVSHKKSKKKTNKVITKVLKNKKPVLTVVALLILGIIAFMTYSGLTKKTIVVGSKNFNEQIVLGNMVSSLIEYNTDYKVDRKLNLGGSSVVFSAMKSGNIDLYVEYTGTGLVNIMKRESISDADRVYDIVEDYFKKNYGMQWLKPLGFNNTYVLAMKKELANQYNINTISDLTKISNNINLGCTMEFANRDDGYPGLQKLYGLNFKTVKGLDGGLRYSSLENDETQVTDAFSTDGLLKKFDLKLLKDDKNFFPPYYAVPLVREDVLEKYPEIKPLLLSLEGKITDEDMREMNYRADNGEDPRVIAEDFLKEKGLIK; from the coding sequence GTGAATACTATAAATAATTTTTTCCAATTTGTCATAGATAGAAAATTACAAATATATAGTCTTTTCATGGAACATATACAGCTGACGTTGTTCGCAGTTTTAATATCTGTGATCATAGGAATTCCCTTGGGAATGTTTATAATAAGGAACAGGAAGCTTTCCGCCGGGATAATTGGAGTTGCAAATGTTATACAATCTATACCTAGTCTGGCTTTACTGGGTTTTTTAATTCCAGTGCTTGGGATAGGAAGTAAACCTGCAATTGCCATGGTAGTTTTATACTCCCTACTTCCAATTATAAAAAATACTTTTACAGGACTTACTAACATAGATGGCTCTATAATTGAAGCTGCAGAGGGACTTGGACTTACCAAAAGTCAGATTTTAATAAAGGTTAGACTGCCTCTTGCAATGCCAGTTATAATGTCTGGTATAAGAATATCCGCAGTTACTGCAGTGGGACTTATGACTATTGCAGCTTTTGTAGGAGCTGGAGGACTGGGGTATCTGGTATTTTCAGGAGTACAGACTGTTAACAATAATATGATTTTGGCAGGGGCAATTCCAGCTTGTTTTCTAGCTATATTCTTTGATTTTATTATAGGAAAGATTGAAGATATAGTAACGCCTAGAGGTATAAAAGTTTCACATAAAAAATCCAAGAAAAAAACTAATAAAGTTATTACTAAAGTATTAAAGAATAAAAAGCCTGTTTTAACAGTGGTGGCTTTATTGATATTGGGTATTATTGCATTTATGACGTATAGTGGATTAACTAAAAAAACCATAGTGGTCGGCTCAAAAAATTTTAATGAGCAGATAGTACTTGGAAATATGGTTTCTTCTTTAATAGAGTACAATACGGATTATAAAGTAGACAGAAAATTAAATTTGGGAGGCAGCAGTGTGGTTTTTAGTGCCATGAAGTCCGGTAATATAGATTTATATGTGGAATATACAGGTACAGGCCTTGTAAACATAATGAAACGAGAATCTATAAGCGATGCAGACCGTGTTTATGATATAGTAGAAGATTATTTTAAGAAAAACTATGGTATGCAGTGGCTTAAACCCTTAGGATTTAACAATACCTATGTGCTGGCAATGAAAAAGGAGTTGGCAAATCAATATAACATAAATACCATATCGGATTTGACAAAAATAAGTAATAATATAAATTTAGGCTGTACTATGGAGTTTGCCAACAGAGATGATGGATACCCGGGACTTCAAAAATTATATGGACTAAACTTTAAGACTGTAAAAGGTCTAGATGGAGGGCTTAGATATTCTTCTCTTGAAAATGATGAAACTCAGGTAACAGATGCTTTCTCTACAGATGGGCTGCTTAAGAAATTTGATTTAAAACTTCTGAAAGATGATAAAAACTTTTTCCCTCCTTATTATGCAGTTCCTTTGGTAAGAGAAGATGTGTTAGAAAAGTATCCTGAAATTAAACCATTACTCTTAAGTCTAGAAGGAAAAATTACGGATGAGGATATGAGAGAAATGAATTATAGAGCAGATAATGGTGAAGATCCTAGGGTAATAGCAGAAGATTTCCTGAAAGAGAAGGGATTAATCAAATAA
- a CDS encoding betaine/proline/choline family ABC transporter ATP-binding protein (Members of the family are the ATP-binding subunit of ABC transporters for substrates such as betaine, L-proline or other amino acids, choline, carnitine, etc. The substrate specificity is best determined from the substrate-binding subunit, rather than this subunit, as it interacts with the permease subunit and not with substrate directly.), with protein sequence MIEFKNVSKTINNKSIINNISLNVDRGELVTFIGPSGCGKTTTLKMINKLITPSSGEIFINRNKIEEEDTIKLRRNIGYVIQQTGLFPHMTVAENISLIPNIEKMDNKKIQERMEELLTLVGMSPKDYMHKYPNELSGGQQQRVGIVRALVMNPDIILMDEPFNALDPITRGQLQDEIFNIQQNFKKTIVFVTHDMDEALKLGDRICIMGKGTILQFDTPEEILKNPANNFVREFIGENRIWNQPNLIKAKDIMIKNPIKSSGERTVVQALEIMKSNHVDSLLIVNENNNLMGLVTLKKIRLNMDKNKRLKDIMETEVITVSFEDSIVNALEKMEYNKMGYIPVIDDKSTLVGLITRSSLLSVMSNQFINKDVDI encoded by the coding sequence TTGATAGAATTTAAGAATGTAAGTAAAACTATAAACAACAAATCTATTATTAATAATATAAGTTTAAATGTAGATAGGGGAGAATTAGTAACTTTTATCGGCCCAAGCGGTTGTGGAAAAACTACTACTTTAAAAATGATCAATAAATTGATAACTCCAAGTTCAGGTGAAATTTTTATAAATAGAAATAAAATTGAAGAGGAGGACACCATCAAACTTAGGAGAAATATAGGTTATGTAATACAACAGACAGGTCTTTTTCCTCATATGACTGTAGCTGAGAATATATCTTTAATACCTAATATTGAAAAAATGGACAATAAAAAAATCCAGGAAAGGATGGAAGAGCTATTGACTCTGGTAGGTATGTCTCCTAAGGATTACATGCATAAGTATCCTAATGAATTAAGTGGAGGACAGCAGCAAAGAGTTGGAATAGTGAGAGCACTGGTTATGAATCCGGATATAATATTAATGGACGAGCCTTTTAATGCATTGGATCCAATAACAAGAGGTCAACTTCAAGATGAAATATTTAATATTCAACAAAATTTTAAAAAGACCATTGTCTTTGTAACTCATGATATGGATGAAGCACTAAAACTTGGTGACCGTATATGTATTATGGGAAAGGGGACTATACTGCAATTTGATACTCCAGAAGAAATACTGAAAAATCCAGCTAATAATTTTGTACGGGAATTTATTGGAGAAAACAGAATTTGGAATCAACCGAATTTAATTAAGGCAAAGGATATAATGATAAAAAATCCAATAAAGTCAAGTGGTGAAAGAACAGTGGTACAGGCACTTGAAATAATGAAATCAAATCATGTAGATAGTTTGCTTATAGTGAATGAGAATAATAATCTAATGGGACTTGTTACTTTGAAAAAAATCAGACTTAATATGGATAAAAATAAGAGGTTGAAAGATATTATGGAAACAGAGGTAATAACAGTTAGCTTTGAAGATTCCATAGTAAATGCTTTAGAAAAAATGGAATATAACAAAATGGGATATATTCCTGTTATAGATGATAAATCAACTTTAGTAGGGCTTATTACTAGAAGCAGTCTTTTGTCCGTAATGAGTAATCAGTTTATTAATAAGGATGTGGATATCTAG
- a CDS encoding GntR family transcriptional regulator yields the protein MSSQYVMKPVYQKIAIDIANRIVAGDFSIGDKLYGRSSLASHYNVSPETIRRAMILLNDMDIVEVTKGSGIIVKSVDNCLKFIGKFKDIDSMNFLKKEMLELLDEKNILEKKIEGVLNELIDYSNRFTSTNSFIPFEFKIYKGFNIIGKTISECRFWQNTFATIIGIRRRGNLILSPGPYAVFEEEDVFIAIGDEASYYRIKKFIC from the coding sequence ATGTCATCACAATATGTTATGAAACCTGTGTATCAAAAAATAGCAATAGATATAGCGAATAGAATAGTAGCTGGGGATTTTTCTATAGGTGATAAACTCTATGGCAGATCCTCTCTTGCAAGCCACTATAATGTCTCTCCTGAAACTATTAGAAGGGCAATGATTCTTTTAAATGATATGGATATTGTGGAAGTAACAAAAGGCAGTGGAATCATTGTTAAATCTGTAGATAACTGTTTAAAATTTATAGGTAAATTTAAAGATATAGATTCTATGAATTTCTTGAAAAAGGAAATGCTTGAATTATTGGATGAAAAGAATATATTAGAGAAAAAAATTGAAGGAGTACTTAATGAACTTATAGATTATTCTAATAGATTTACCAGCACTAATTCTTTTATACCTTTTGAGTTTAAAATATATAAGGGATTTAATATTATTGGAAAAACTATATCTGAATGTAGGTTTTGGCAAAATACTTTTGCCACTATAATAGGTATAAGAAGGCGAGGTAATTTAATACTTTCTCCAGGACCCTATGCTGTATTTGAAGAAGAGGATGTTTTTATAGCCATAGGTGATGAGGCAAGTTATTATAGAATTAAAAAATTTATTTGCTAA